The sequence ATTATTTATTAAAAAATCAAATATGCTCACAACAAGAGACATTGTTCCCCCACTAATAAGAAATACTCCAAAAAATAGCAAGGAATGCGAAAGATATGTTGGATGCCTCATATATTTATATATAAATCTCGTTTCCAAGTCGCCTGGATCCTCTAATACGAATTCATTTAAACCAAGAATTCTGCCCTTTAAGATCGACAAAGTTAAGAGTTGAAGAAATGCCCCAACAACAAATATAAAAAAACCAAACAGTTGTAAGGTAAATGAAATCGGAATGTACATATTTAATAAGTTTTGATTGTTGATCAAAAAATATAGATATGGAATATATAATATGCATATTAATATAAAAGTTAAAAATTTAATTTTTTTTGCAAAGTTGGTAAAAAAATGTACAAATAGCCAATACATAGGGATTAGAGGCCAAACAAAAACCAAAAGATGGTTTAAAATGTTTAAGTAAGAAAAACTAAACATATTTGAATTTGATAAAAGATATATAATGTAAGTTCATGCATTAATTATATATTAAAATGGTTTCTATAATAAATTTTATAATTATTATTTTTTTCTTTGTATAATTGATAGATAAAGATTATTCTCAGAGGAGGTGAAAAAGTGAACAGTTTCCCAAAGCTTACTTCTTTAGTTCGTTGTGCTGGCTGAGCAGCAAAACTCAATCCAAAGGACCTAGGTGAGGTCTTAAAAGATTTACCAAAATTTGAGCATCCTGGACTAATTTTTAGCTCTGATGGCCTTGATGACGCAGGAGCTTTTGTGATAAAAGATGATTTAGCCATTGTTCAATCTGTTGACTTTTTCCCTCCTGTAGTAAACAGCCCCGACTTATACGGGAAGATTGCCGCTGCTAATTCTCTCTCGGATTTATATGCCGTTGGAGCAAAGCCGATAACTGCATTAAATATCCTCGGATTTCCAAGATATGATATTGAACTCGATGTGATAAACGAAATACTTAGAGGCTCTCACGAAAAAGTTAAAGAAGCCGGTGCATTGATTCTTGGTGGGCACACTGTCGACGATTTAGAATTAAAATATGGACTTAGTGTTACTGGAATTGCAAAAAAGGATGAGCTGATTGCCCACAACAGAGCACAGCCAGGCGATATAATCATCCTTACAAAACCGCTTGGTACAGGAATACTCACTTCTGCCTTAAAAATTGACCTGATAGATGAAGAGGATATGAAAGACGCTCTTCAATCTATGCAAGAGCTAAATTATTTTGCTGGTGAAGCACAAAAAAGGTTTAAAGCAACTTCTGGCACAGATATAACAGGTTTTGGCCTGGTCGGACACGCAGCAAATATAGCAAGATCCAGCAAAGTCGTATTTGAGATATTTTCTAAATCACTACCTATATTTGAAGGAGTTTTAAACCTTGCAAACGATAGCGTGCTCCCTGCTGGGATATTCGCAAATATTGATTTTTATAAAGAAAATGTCGTTGAAATAGGCAAAATTGATGAAAATTATAAATACGTCATTTATGATCCACAGACCTCAGGTGGGCTTCTTTCTACTTACAATCCAGATGTCGTAGACGATGTATTAAAATTTCTTAAAGACAATGGAGTTGATGGATACATTATAGGCAGTGTAAAAAAAGGAGCTGCATTTAGTTCTGGCACAATCGTTTTTAAAGAAGGATCATTTAGATGAGCGCATCGCTTCAAAGAATATGGGCTGTATTCATTAAAGAATTCATCCAATTTTTCAGAGATAAGGTTACCTTTATAACGGCCATTGCTATCCCTTTAATACAGCTGATTTTATACGGATATGCAATAAATACAGATGTAAAACACCAGTCTACAGTAGTATACGATCAATCAAAATCAGTGATGTCAAGAGACATACTATACAAGTTTCAAAGCTCACAATATTTTGACATAAAGGGATTTCTAAATAGTTCAAATGCAGTCGGCAAAGCAATTGACAATGGACAAGCAAAGGTGGGAATTATTATTCCGCCAAAACTCGAATCAAACATATTGGACAACAAGTCAAGCCAGATATTGGTAATAATTGACGCATCCGATCCTATGTCATCAAGCTCTGCCCTATCGGCATCTCAGATGATAGGCCTGATGGAAAATCAAGAGATATTAACAAACAAACTTCAACAAAACGGAATAATATTGCCCAATAAAAACCCCTTTGAAGTGGATGTTAGGGCATGGTATAACCCCGATCTACTGTCAACGTATTTTCTTGTTCCAGGTTTAATCGCTGTTTTAATAAGCTTATCGACATTGGTTTTAACAGCAATGGCGATTGTGAGAGAGAAGGAAAGAGGCACATACGAGCAGCTTATAGTTACCCCGCTTAGGCCAATTGAGCTGACCATCGGGAAGGTTATGCCTTATGCAATTATAGGATATGCTCAAATGTCTCTTGTTATAATAGCCGCAGTGGCGCTATTTAATCTCAACATTAAGGGGAATTTATTTTTATTGTACATTTTCGCACTACCCTTTATACTTGCCAATTTAAGCCTTGGATACATAATTTCTACTCTTGCAAAAAACCAACAGCAAGCTCTCCAAATGTCATTCTTTCTTATGGTGCCCATCTTCTTGCTGAGCGGCTTTATGTTCCCAAGAGAGGCTATGCCTGGCATAATATATTATTTAAGCTATATCGCACCAGCCACATTCTTCCTGGTGGTAGTACGAGGCATCATCTTAAAAGGTTTAGGCTTTTTCGAGCTTTGGCAATGGGAAGTCGGATTGATAATATATATTATAATTGCTTTAAATATATCAAGGTTCTTGCTTAAAAGAAAGTCATAAAATTAAACTATAAGCGTTAGCGTAGGTAGTAGGGGTATGTCAAACTATAAGTATTGGGATTTTTGATTTCTCAATCAAGAATCTAGCAATGGAGTGGTGCATAATAGACGCCTCAAAGCCAGTTTTTCTACCCAGCACGATCAGGTCAACATTAAATTTTTTTGCAGCGTTATAAATTTCCATTGAAGGGCTCTCCCCTTCTTGGATTGAAATTTCATCTATAATATCTGGGTCTTTTATTTCTTTTTTTAGCTCATCTACAAGAGCACTAGCCCTTTTATATCCCGCTTCTTCGGCATCAGGGTTAAGGTCAGCAACTTGTGTAGGCATTTCAATAACATGAAAGAGTATTATTTTTGCACCACTTAATTTTGCCAACTCATAGCCTATACTCATAACATCATGTCTTTTAGGCGTCGAATCAACTGCAAACAATATCTTCTTAAACATTACTCCTCCTAAGAAATGATTATATAATTGCAAACCCCTTGAGAATGCTCATTAAGCCAGAAACAGAAAGCAAAATAATTACTAGCCACCTTACAATTCTAGGTTTTGTAAGAGCTAACAATCTGACTCCCACCTGAGAGCCCAGCATCATGCCTACTACTGATGGCACTGCAATAATGGGCAGCACAGCGCCATTGTTTAGGTATATCCAGGCTGCCGATGTATCGGTAATAGATAATAAAAAGTTGCTAGAAGCTACTGATATCTTTAAAGGAGCTCCAAGAACCAGGTTAAAAACTGCCACATTGGCCCAGCCAGCGCCTAAACCAAACATACCAGCAATAAACCCAACCAAAAAAAACAGTACAAGCCCAATGTGAGAATTTTGAATTTGCCAATTAATATTTTTTCTTTGTGTAATTTCATAGTAAATACCGTGTATACCAAGAATCTGAGCAATTTTGTCACGCTTGGTTATCTCAGGGAATTCAGATCTCTTGGATGTAAGAAGCACAAAACAAATTGCAAGAATAACTAATCCTAATGCAATTCTTACTATGTTTTGTGGCAAGGCCAACCCCACCATAGCACCCATAATAGAAGAGATTGATGCAATCAGAGCCATAGGCATACAAAGTCTCAGAGAAGCAAGATTTCTCATCAAAAGTCCAGGACCTGCAGAAAGCGATCCTGCCAAAGCTACCATCAAACCAGCGCCCCTTACAAAATCCATATGAAAAGGAAAAAATGTGCCAAGTATAGGCACGAAAAGGACACCGCCTCCAACACCTGCCAAGACTGCTACAATGCCTAAACCAAAACAAAAAACAAACAAAGACAGTGGCCATATCCACCATGGAATTCCGACCGATGTCTCTTCAGCAAGGATTATATCCTTTGCAGCAAATGCATGTGGTACTAAAAAAAATACAAAAAATAAAAACATAAAAAAGGAAAAAAACAATACTAAATTCTTTGAAGAGTTCACAGTATGCCTCCTATTCTACTTTGAGAAATCCGCTAGCTGCCAAAGCAAGAATGGATATCTCCAATATTACTATAAAAATCATTGCAAATTCTTTCTTCTTAATATATATTGGCAAAACTGTTAAGTAGCACAAAATTGGCACAAAAGCCAAAAAAGTAAGCGCTGCCTTTGCCATCATATCAGATTTAAAAATTAAATTCATCCAACCCCAGCCTGTTTCAATTCCAAAGCTTTCATTAAGCAGCGCAGAATTTTTTACCCATAAGCGCGGCAGCTTATCCAAAGGTATTACGGGAGAAATCAATCCAGAAAGATAGATAAAAAAAGTAAGCAAAATAGAAAAAAGGCCAACTCTTGCCGACCACTTAAGAACAGTAGCGTATTTCTTTTGATCGATTGGCGTTTCAATATTCTGCCCGATACTGCTAGCAGTTTTTTCCATAACCCAAAACTCCCTTCAAATTTATTTGTCTATAAATTATAAGTAATGGCAAAAGCTAATTTTAATAAAGTAAAAACACCTACATGATGTAGTAAATCTTAATGTCAATTATAACATATTCTTATGGAATTTATGTGTTTTAGTTATACATACAAAAAAAATAAAAATCTATGTCGTAAGGGATTTTGCTTACATTAATACAATGCTTTCCCTAATAAAAACTTCATCTTTCCCCAACTATTTTTTTATATAACTAAATTTTATCATTAATACAAATAAAATTTATGAATAAATTTTATAAACGATTCGAGGAGGTGACAGAGTAATTTCGCTCAAAAGAATTTTAGTTAGTAAAGTATAAAAAATTTTAAGGGAGGGAAACAAAAATGTTAAAAGGATTTTTCGGAGGGCTTTATAAGACAGGAGAGTTAATTAATGAGGCTTCAAAGGCTCAGGGGAAGTGGCAGTTGGAGACAAGCAATACGATATTAATGAGGAGAAAGAAATTTTTACTCATATTATTTCTCCCAGTGCTTGCAGGATTGGCGATGCAGTGTGCATTTGCAGCAGGACCGACATATATTGGCGGTGGGCATGCCTATATGCCTGCAGTAGCCACTACTCAAATGCTTTGCGGTATCCTTGTAATCGGTTTGTTGTCAGGCCTAATCACTGGAGTCATAGGAGCTGGAGGAGGATATGTTCTTACTCCTGCGTTAATGACGCTTGGCGTAAAGGGAATTATGGCAGTTGGAACAGATCAATTTGCAATATTTGCAAACGCAATACTTGGAACAACACTTCACAAAAAGTTAGGCAACGTAAACCTTTGGTTAGCAGTATGGTTTGTAGTAGGTTCATTCGCAGGGGTCACTATAGGAGCATCTATCAATAGGCAAATCTATGCGCTAAGTCCAGCTCTCAGCGATGCTTTTATTTCCACAGTTTATGTAATATTGCTCGGAATACTTGGATTCTACTCAACTATGGACTATATAAAGTTAAGAAAGGGACAAAAGGATACCTCAAGAAAGGCGATCATGGATGTTAGAACTGGATTCGCACGCTGGCTTCAAAACATCCCATTAAAGCCAAGAATCAAATTTGATGACCACATATTCGAAGGCGGAATGAGCATATCTGTATACCCAGTTGTTATATGCGGCTTTATAGTAGGTTTTGTAGCAGCGATAATGGGAGTCGGTGGAGGATTCTTGACATTTCCTCTCTTTGTATATGGATTAGGAGTTTCAACCTTTACAACGGTAGGCACGGACATTCTTCAAATAATCTTTACAACAGCCTATTCGTCAATCTTTAACTAT is a genomic window of Thermodesulfobium sp. 4217-1 containing:
- a CDS encoding methyltransferase; protein product: MFSFSYLNILNHLLVFVWPLIPMYWLFVHFFTNFAKKIKFLTFILICILYIPYLYFLINNQNLLNMYIPISFTLQLFGFFIFVVGAFLQLLTLSILKGRILGLNEFVLEDPGDLETRFIYKYMRHPTYLSHSLLFFGVFLISGGTMSLVVSIFDFLINNFLVIPFEERELTKRFGYKYESYRKKVKRYFFI
- the selD gene encoding selenide, water dikinase SelD, coding for MNSFPKLTSLVRCAGUAAKLNPKDLGEVLKDLPKFEHPGLIFSSDGLDDAGAFVIKDDLAIVQSVDFFPPVVNSPDLYGKIAAANSLSDLYAVGAKPITALNILGFPRYDIELDVINEILRGSHEKVKEAGALILGGHTVDDLELKYGLSVTGIAKKDELIAHNRAQPGDIIILTKPLGTGILTSALKIDLIDEEDMKDALQSMQELNYFAGEAQKRFKATSGTDITGFGLVGHAANIARSSKVVFEIFSKSLPIFEGVLNLANDSVLPAGIFANIDFYKENVVEIGKIDENYKYVIYDPQTSGGLLSTYNPDVVDDVLKFLKDNGVDGYIIGSVKKGAAFSSGTIVFKEGSFR
- a CDS encoding ABC transporter permease, which produces MSASLQRIWAVFIKEFIQFFRDKVTFITAIAIPLIQLILYGYAINTDVKHQSTVVYDQSKSVMSRDILYKFQSSQYFDIKGFLNSSNAVGKAIDNGQAKVGIIIPPKLESNILDNKSSQILVIIDASDPMSSSSALSASQMIGLMENQEILTNKLQQNGIILPNKNPFEVDVRAWYNPDLLSTYFLVPGLIAVLISLSTLVLTAMAIVREKERGTYEQLIVTPLRPIELTIGKVMPYAIIGYAQMSLVIIAAVALFNLNIKGNLFLLYIFALPFILANLSLGYIISTLAKNQQQALQMSFFLMVPIFLLSGFMFPREAMPGIIYYLSYIAPATFFLVVVRGIILKGLGFFELWQWEVGLIIYIIIALNISRFLLKRKS
- a CDS encoding universal stress protein; this encodes MFKKILFAVDSTPKRHDVMSIGYELAKLSGAKIILFHVIEMPTQVADLNPDAEEAGYKRASALVDELKKEIKDPDIIDEISIQEGESPSMEIYNAAKKFNVDLIVLGRKTGFEASIMHHSIARFLIEKSKIPILIV
- a CDS encoding sulfite exporter TauE/SafE family protein: MLKGFFGGLYKTGELINEASKAQGKWQLETSNTILMRRKKFLLILFLPVLAGLAMQCAFAAGPTYIGGGHAYMPAVATTQMLCGILVIGLLSGLITGVIGAGGGYVLTPALMTLGVKGIMAVGTDQFAIFANAILGTTLHKKLGNVNLWLAVWFVVGSFAGVTIGASINRQIYALSPALSDAFISTVYVILLGILGFYSTMDYIKLRKGQKDTSRKAIMDVRTGFARWLQNIPLKPRIKFDDHIFEGGMSISVYPVVICGFIVGFVAAIMGVGGGFLTFPLFVYGLGVSTFTTVGTDILQIIFTTAYSSIFNYAIYGYIFYSIAITMLLGSLIGVQIGAMVTTFVKGTTIKLFYALTILAGFVNRLAALPPRLSDANIIAISKEASSVLTMIGTVVFFGLVALFGFFVLYTFYANVIISKKPAKEVVESKKIS